GGTGACTTTCCAAATGTAGCTATGTTATGTGACCCAGAATTGACAAGTACAATTGTTTTCAGGTTTCTCAAAACATTTTTAATAGTTTTATACATGGTTTGTGTTTTAGAACCATGCCACAGATGTAAGGAACACATAAGGAAAGTGTATCATGTTTTGCAGGAGATTGACCGACGGCAGGACAGCAGTGTAGGATCCACCACACTCTTATGCTTGCGAACAGGGTCGATACACTCGTCCGATCATGCATCGCAGCACTGGAGGGAATAAAATTGGTAGAATTGCAgtgattaaaaaataataatttaagcATTAAACTGTTTTTAATAGTGATGTCATAACCTTCAACAGTCTTCAGTTTGTTGCTTTTATATGTCTGAAATGTCAGAAGTCCAGCTGATAAAACTCTTGTTCCAAGTAATGAATGGAATATCATGGTGAAAAGTGTCAACACCCTCATTGATGGTTTTAATGCCGGTATTGTGTCATCAAGTCACCCATTTGACATGCTGAATGACGGTGACCTGGATCTTTCTAATGCGCACGATTGAACGGCTACAGGAACCGTAGAAGGAAAAAATACCAACAGGAAGTCGCTGGTCGATACTTACTCTCAAGGTCGGCCTCCCTGCGCTCTACTTTCAGGCTATATTCAGCAGGAGAGTGATCTGTGGCTCGGTCGGGGAGGAAAGGAAGGGCTCGGGAGAAAGCTGTGTTCATGCCACGTCTGGTGTGCCCTTTCAGTCCAATGTCCTGTGGGACAGAAGGCTAGGTCACTGTCTGGCAGGCTTCCTTTAGTGGATCAGCCAGCCTCTACATTAGTATTCTCTATCCACTGATGATTCTATTGCAAAATCAGATTTGGTGAACCAAACCCGAAGGTTATCTAGTTTGCATGATACAACAAACATATAACAATACACATGAAAGGGCTATAGAATCCAATGTCAAAATTAATTGGActttgggatggtgtttttccaTTCATTTGGGATTGATGCATGCCATTTGCCAGATGGACATTTAAGAAGCGGCACAGATCTTCTGGGTCTCAAACCCCGGCCTTCTGGAGTCTGGTCCTGAGCCAGGCCATATGAAACCTGAATGAGAGGGGCCCCAGTTATCCAGACATCTAATCTGCCCAAGTGGCTTTATAACCTCTCATCACTCTCGCCTGTTCCAGTACAGCAGAGATAACCATGTCCATGACTTGCATGACATACAGATGCCAGAAACTGAATTACTCCACATGCCTCCCAAACCTTTGATGGAGCGGAGACATTATCATAGATTTTGCCACTGTGGGAATCTAATCAAGATAAAACACCTGTCCTTTTCATCTTTGTTTGATGATGGCTCAAGTTTGAGCAAATGTAAAATGAGGAAGGTTAGTGTGATGATGGACATGGATGACGGAGGATACTTACTGAAAGAATGATGATCTTTGTGTTGCTGTCGTCCAGTCCGTTGTCCAGGATGAGGTCCCGTCTGAACCTCGGGGCAGCCAGAGCGTTGTCGCTCATCATGTCTTCGCCTAGTATCGATCGCAGGCTCTCCTGCTCTGTCCTACCCTCGTCCGGCTTGCCTGTCTGTACAGCAAAGACGGCCGAGCTGGTGTTAAACTCAGAGAACAGCACCAGTGTGAATATAACAGAGTATAGGGAGATCATGATTCCTACTATATTATCTTGGTCCTAACGGCCTTGCGAGGGTAATTGAGAGTGGACTTTAGTTGCGCTCACCTGTGATGACTGTTGATCAGTGGCCCATCAGCTCTTTTTATATCACGAAAAGCCAAAACAGTGGGGTGTTTTTAATCATCGTAACAAAGCCGTCAAATATGTGCGTAGAGGAGATTTGATGTCTCCTGCTTAGCTTGGCCCATATCATAGAAAAGGGTGACATGTCAAAGGTCATAGCCAATATGTATAACTCCTTTATGTAGTCTAATCAGAAGGCAGGGTAGGTGAATAATAGCTGGATTACTGTCAGATGTAAGGACATGCTGGATTTGGAAGAGGGGGGCAACATCTTTTCcacattcatctttccctcctgTAGAGGGGTCTCCTCGGGCCCCTCAAAGATCATAGGTCTCAAATTGGCCTCACAAAGGTCTCACTTCTCAATGCTGTCCACTTTCAAAGGTGGAAAGTAAACGGTGGAACATGGGCCTACTGTGCAATCTGAAAGAAACCAACAGATTGCCTACAATGAGTTATCACCAAACTACGTCAATGGCTACAGTTATCAATGCTCTGTGGGGAGAGAATATCATCCAGGGTGAACAGTCCTGGTATGAATAGAGGCTGGGTCACTAAGGTCATGTCATCAGACTTCAACAAGACTCATAGAGAATGAAAACAGACCCAGGTAGCATCAACCGAACTGACCTATTGGTGATTGGGTATACACCCTTACCGGTTGGGTATTACAGTAGGTGGGAGGAAGTCCCTGACTTTCCTGACAACATAACCTAAAGGATACTCCAGGTGCTAGTTATAGGCTATGTAACAATAGTTTATTCTGTTCTGATCCCATGGTCACAcgtcaggaaaaactctgggtTATAATCATTAGAACCTTGGGTGTTAGCTTCATTGCCCCAGGACTAGGCCCTGCCCATAACGAGAAGCCCATTGACCACCATCTGCTTACATGGCTGATCACATCACATTCACAAGGGTAATGTCTGTGAGTTTAGGGAAATGAGCGTGGAATAGTTTTACAAACCAAAACTAAAGGCCTTGTTGACATAGCTCTCCCAAGCTCCTCTTCAGTTCAGTTAGGAAAACAGACAAGGGCTTACCTTATTAACATCACAGTAGCTACAGCAGAGGGACGGAGAAATGGGACATGAATAATAGTTATTGAACTCAGCTGAAGTGATTGTTCTTGGAGTTCACAGCCTTTATTTTGTGAGTATTTTTGTTGGAGGCTGACGGACTCTAGTGAAGGACTGAACTGGTCCACAGGGGCCCAACTGTTCCAGGAGCAGCACAACTCAACCTGGGAGCTTCAAGATCTATTGTTTTaacctcattctctctatctctctatcccactctcaatctatctatctctatcccACTCTCGCTCTCAATCTATCtatctcgctctatctctctatcccactcttgCTCTCAATCTATCTATCTcgctcactctctatctctctatctctatcccacTCTCGCTCTCAATCTATCtatctcgctctatctctctatcccactcttgCTCTCAATCTATCTATCTcgctcactctctatctctctatctctatcccacTCTTGCTCTCAATCTATCTATCTcgctcactctctatctctctatctctatcccacTCTTGCTCTCAATCTATCTATCTCGctcactctctatctccccctctcaattcaatttccaATTGaaggggttttattggcatgggaaacacatgtttacattgccataTCAAGTAAAATCGTTAATAaaccaaagtgaaataaacaatacaaaataaacggtaaacattacactcacaaaagttacgaaataataaagacatttcagatgtcatattatgtgcaaatagtgaaAGTACAAAATTGAAAATAaacaggttgtatttacaatggtgttcttcactggttgcccttttcttgtggcaacaggtcacaaaccttgctgctgtgattgctcactgtggtatttcacccaatagatatggaagTTAaccaaaatttgatttgatttttaattctttgtgggtctgtgtaatctaaggaaaatagggttagggttggtaggaggtacagctcagtttccacctaattttggggccaggttaatttctctataggtgatggctttgttatggaaggtttgggaatactttccttttaggtggttgtagaatttaacagcctTTTTCCGGTATTCGATAATTAGCGGGTATTCTGCTCTTcaggcattatttggtgttttacattgtagaaggagcatatatatatatatttttttttttaccccccttttctccccaatttcatggtttccaatagttagtagttactatcttgtctcatcgctacaactcccgtacgggcttgggaaAGACGAAGGTCGAatgccatgcgtcctccgaaacacaacccaaccaagctgcactgcttcttaacacagcgcgcagccgcaccaatgtgtcggaggaaacaccgtgcgcccggaccgccacaggagtcgccagtgcgtgatgagacaaggatatccctaccggccaaaacctccctaacccggacgacgctaggcgaATTGTGCattgccccatggacctcccggtcgcggccggctgcgacagagcctgggcgcgcaGCCAGAGTCTCTTGGGCTCTGCGAtacagtgccctagaccactgcgccacctgggaggccccaAGGATGATATTTTTATCAGCATTCTGCATGCAGTGTCTCAATTTGttttttgtcccattttgtggattcttggttggtgagcggaccccagacttcacaaccataaagggcaatgggttccataactgattcaagtatttttaaccagatcctaattggtatgctGAATTTTATGTTGCTTTTAATGGCATAGAAGggccttcttgccttgtctctcagatcgttcacatctttgtggaagttacctgtggcgctgatgtttaggccgaggtatgtatagttttgtgtgtgctctagggcaacagtgtctcgaTGGAATTTTTGTTTATGGTCCTGGAAACTGGatattttttggaacaccattatttttgtcttactgagattactgtcagggcccaggtctgacagaatctgtgcagaagatatagttgctgctgtaggccctccttggttggtgacagaggcaccagatcatcagcaaaaagtagacatttgacttcagattctagtcgGTTGAGGCcgtgtgctgcagactgttctagtgtcctcaccaattcgttgatatatatgttgaagagggtggggcttaagctgtatccctgtctcaccccacggccatgtggaaagaaatgtgtgtattttttgacaattttaaccattcacttgttgtttgtgtgcaTGGGTTTTATAATATTGTATGtttccccccccccaacaccactttccatcaatgtGTATAgaagaccctcatgccaaattgagtaaaaagcttttttgaaatcaac
The genomic region above belongs to Oncorhynchus masou masou isolate Uvic2021 chromosome 27, UVic_Omas_1.1, whole genome shotgun sequence and contains:
- the pmch gene encoding pro-MCH, with amino-acid sequence MISLYSVIFTLVLFSEFNTSSAVFAVQTGKPDEGRTEQESLRSILGEDMMSDNALAAPRFRRDLILDNGLDDSNTKIIILSDIGLKGHTRRGMNTAFSRALPFLPDRATDHSPAEYSLKVERREADLEMLRCMIGRVYRPCSQA